Below is a genomic region from Ketogulonicigenium vulgare WSH-001.
TAGTCGTCGATCAGCGCCTTTTCGGGGCCGCTACGCAAGCGGCCCACGGCGGCGATGGTCACACGCATATCAGCGGAACTTGTCAGGCCCCGGCGCGCCCGGCATCCACATTTTTTCCAACTGATAGAACTCGCGCACTTCGGGGCGGAAGATATGGACGATGATATCGCCCGTATCGATCAGCACCCAATCGGCGGCCTCGCGGCCTTCCATTTTGCACAGGATCGAGAAATCCTGCTTGAGCCGGTCGGCGAGTTTTTCGGCGATCGAGGCGACCTGACGGGTCGAACGACCCGATGCGATCACCATATAATCGCCCATAGAGGAGCGGCCGCGCAGATCAATCTGCACGATTTCTTCGGCTTTGTCGTCGTCAAGCGACGCC
It encodes:
- the rsfS gene encoding ribosome silencing factor: MTAPLMPENAPAAPRDYTSAQLLDAVMASLDDDKAEEIVQIDLRGRSSMGDYMVIASGRSTRQVASIAEKLADRLKQDFSILCKMEGREAADWVLIDTGDIIVHIFRPEVREFYQLEKMWMPGAPGPDKFR